The Bdellovibrionales bacterium DNA segment TGAGTTTCATGGGGCCTCCGAGCCTTCTAACTTTTCTTTTAACTTATTCGGCAAATCATATGTTAGCATCATTGACTGAACGGCGGCTAATATATTCTGTTCTAACTTTATATTTAGCTTAAGCGGCTTGCCTCGAACATACTGTGGATTACGGCCCAACGTATTGAGTATCATAATACTGTCATAATTTTTATCGCTTTCAATTTGCAAGCTCAAAGTTTCGAAAGCAAAGTCGTAAAGGTACCCTTGCAAAATATCCATTGGATTATCCGTAGATTGAATCGTTATCTTCGGTCGATTTCCGGGGGGTCGATAGCGAATCCAACCCGGGCCTTCGCCTTGAAGTTGCCCTTGAATGGTCGGAATTTTATCTTTATACCGCAGGTTCACATGTCCAAAAAGTCGAC contains these protein-coding regions:
- a CDS encoding YdbH domain-containing protein gives rise to the protein RLFGHVNLRYKDKIPTIQGQLQGEGPGWIRYRPPGNRPKITIQSTDNPMDILQGYLYDFAFETLSLQIESDKNYDSIMILNTLGRNPQYVRGKPLKLNIKLEQNILAAVQSMMLTYDLPNKLKEKLEGSEAP